From Lysinibacillus sp. SGAir0095, the proteins below share one genomic window:
- a CDS encoding 3-hydroxyacyl-CoA dehydrogenase: protein MDLRDKVAIVTGGASGLGLATVRNLHQKGVKIVIFDINEDKAKEVVEELGENVHFSYVNVADENSVKAGIEQTEQQFGALHICVNCAGIAPPQKTIGKKGVHPLENFKRVIDINLIGTFNVIRLAAELISKNESLTEDGEKGCIVNTASVAAFDGQMGQAAYGASKAGVAGMTLPIARDLSEFGIRINTVAPGLFHTPMAAGLPEKIVDKLGSMVEFPKRLGKPEEYATLVQFLIENNYINGEVIRLDGGIRMAPR from the coding sequence ATGGATTTACGAGATAAAGTAGCCATTGTAACAGGGGGAGCATCGGGGTTGGGTCTTGCAACCGTCCGAAATCTTCATCAAAAAGGTGTGAAAATAGTCATTTTTGATATAAACGAAGATAAGGCGAAAGAAGTTGTAGAGGAGTTAGGGGAAAATGTGCATTTCTCATATGTAAATGTAGCCGATGAAAATTCAGTGAAGGCTGGTATTGAACAGACTGAACAACAATTTGGAGCACTCCATATTTGCGTGAACTGTGCGGGTATTGCTCCTCCTCAAAAGACAATTGGAAAAAAAGGTGTCCATCCATTAGAGAATTTTAAGAGAGTAATCGATATTAATTTAATCGGAACATTTAACGTAATTCGTTTAGCTGCTGAGCTAATTTCAAAAAATGAATCTCTGACGGAAGATGGTGAAAAAGGTTGCATTGTAAATACAGCTTCGGTTGCTGCTTTTGATGGGCAGATGGGACAAGCGGCATATGGAGCGAGTAAAGCGGGTGTAGCAGGGATGACTCTACCTATTGCCCGAGATTTATCGGAATTTGGAATACGTATTAACACAGTCGCTCCCGGTCTTTTCCACACACCGATGGCTGCAGGTTTACCGGAAAAAATAGTAGATAAGTTAGGTAGTATGGTAGAGTTTCCAAAACGTCTCGGAAAGCCGGAAGAATATGCCACATTAGTCCAATTTTTAATCGAAAATAACTACATTAATGGGGAAGTTATTCGTCTAGACGGTGGAATTCGAATGGCTCCTCGATAA